One genomic segment of Dehalogenimonas alkenigignens includes these proteins:
- a CDS encoding response regulator has protein sequence MSETTRVLVVDDHAIVRSGLSSILAGESAIKIVGEATDGKEAIAKAAALQPDVILLDILMPRCTGLEALPLIREKAPEAKVLMLTVSNEEKDLFTALKYGAQGYVLKGAGIAEVVNAIKRIAAGEVILSPQMAGSLVSEFRQRQNSKEEMDLSPRELEVLKLVGEGLTNAEIAEKLFLGESTVRTYLSRLLDKLHLRNRAAAVAYATRRGMTSA, from the coding sequence ATGTCAGAAACCACCAGAGTATTAGTTGTCGACGACCACGCCATCGTCAGGAGCGGCCTATCCAGCATATTGGCCGGTGAATCAGCGATTAAAATCGTCGGGGAAGCGACCGACGGCAAAGAGGCCATCGCCAAGGCCGCGGCGCTTCAACCGGACGTAATCCTCCTGGATATTCTGATGCCGCGATGTACCGGGCTTGAGGCGCTGCCGCTGATACGGGAGAAAGCTCCTGAGGCGAAGGTGCTCATGCTGACCGTGTCCAACGAAGAAAAAGACCTGTTCACAGCGCTGAAATACGGCGCCCAGGGCTATGTGCTTAAAGGCGCGGGCATTGCCGAAGTGGTCAACGCCATCAAGCGGATTGCGGCCGGAGAGGTCATCCTTTCACCTCAAATGGCTGGCAGTTTGGTATCCGAATTCCGCCAGCGTCAGAATTCCAAGGAAGAGATGGACCTGTCCCCCCGGGAGCTTGAGGTGTTGAAACTGGTCGGCGAAGGGCTGACCAACGCCGAAATAGCAGAAAAACTATTTCTGGGTGAAAGCACCGTACGGACTTACCTTTCCAGGCTGCTTGATAAGCTGCACCTGCGCAACCGCGCCGCCGCCGTAGCCTATGCCACCAGACGCGGCATGACCAGCGCCTGA